AAGACACCAGGTGGGTGCCGTTCGTCGGCACCGGCTGGTGCGGCGGCTCACATCACCTCTTCCTGGGGATGTCATGCGAACTGTCCGTACATTGCGCTCCATCCTCGGTGTCTGCGCCCTGACCGTGGCGCTGACCGCGGGTCTCGTCGCGGTCCCGAACGAGGCACACGCCCAGACGCCGGTGCTGTGCAGTGAAACCTCGCTGGTCAACGCGATCACGGCGGCCAACGCGGCCGACGGGGGCACCCTGGCGCTGGTCCCGTTCTGCACCTACCAGCTCACCAGCGCGCACGGCACCGGACCCGCCGGCCCGGTGGGGCTGCCGCCCATCACCACGTCGATCACCCTGCTGGGAGTGGGCGTCACCATCGTCCGTGACCCGAGCGCACCGGCCTTCCGGGTCCTCCAGGTCCAGGGAGCCGCCAACGTGCCCGGCACCAAAGGCCAGTTGAGCCTCGTGGGTGTCACCGTGCGCGGAGGCAGTGCCATGTCCCCTTGGCCGGGGGGCGGTATCTCGAACCTGGGGGGCACGGTCTCCCTGCTCACCAGTGCCGTCACCGGCAACACCGCCGTCGCCGGGGGCGGAATCTACAACGACAACGGTGCCGTGTCGCTGACCGCCAGCTCCGTCACCGGAAACACCGCCACCTCCACCGGCGGCGGCATCTATGTCAACTCCGGGGGCGTGACCCTGCTGGGCACCGGCGTCAGCGGCAACACCCCGGACAACTGTGCTCCGTCAGGCAGCGTCATCGGCTGCACCTGACGGCCGGCCGGCATACCGGCCACCCCACCAAGCGGCCCACCCCGACACCGGCGGCACAGGCAGCCGCCCGGTTTCGGCTGCTCACCCCCACTCACACACTCCACCGAAGGAGCATCGCCATGCCCATCTCTCCCAATCAGGGTTCGACCGGAGGCGGGACCATCGTCACCATCACCGGTACCAACCTCGGCGGCGCCACCGCCGTGCACTTCGGCTCCAAGACAGCCACCATCACCGCCAACACCGCGACCTCGGTCACCGTCATCAGCCCGTCGGGCAGCGGTACGGTTCCCGTGACCGTGACCACCCCCGGCGGCACCAGCAACCCGCTGTCGTTCTTCTACGTCGGCGCGCCGTTCAAGTCCAGCATCTCCCCGGTATCCGGCATCACCGGCGGCGGGAATACCGTCACCATCAACGGCACCGGCCTGACCACCGCCACCGCGGTGCACTTCGGTGCCGCCACGGCGACCCCGACCGTGGTCAACGACGGCCAGCTGACCGTCACCGTACCGGCGGGCGCGGCGGCCGGGCCGGTGAGCGTCAGCGTCACCACCGCGGGCGGTACCAACAACGGCCTCTCCTACACCTACGTCGACGCCCCGACCATCGCCACCCTGAACCCCAACTCCGGCCCGGCCAGCGGCGGAACCGTGGTGACCATCACCGGCACCAACCTCAGCAGCACCCAGTCGGTCGTCTTCGGCGCCACGCCCGCACCGTTCACCGTCCTCAGCGACACCGCTGTTTCCGTCGTCACCCCGCCCACGCCCGACGGATCCCCCGGCCCCGCCAACGTCACCGTGACCACCACGGGTGGCAGCGCCACCCTCGCCGACGGCTTCACCTACCTGGCCGGCCCCGGTATCTGACCGGCGCCCCCAGCCGCTGGCGGCCTGGCCCCCCGGCCGAGCCTCCGCACCACCCGTCCGGACAGGGTGCGTCCTGCCCTGTCCGGCTCTCCCTCAGCTCACCTGACGAGCCTCGGCCCGGCGCTTCTCCCGAGCGGCCGGCCGGGGCTCACGCTCTCGAAGGACCATGGCCGTGAATCGCTCAGCAGAACCGCCAACCGCTTCCGCCGCGCAGATGCCGGCCGCAGCCACACCCGCAGCCCTTTCCGTCTCTCCTGCCTCGGGTGCCTCCGCGGGCGGCACCACCGTGACCATCACCGGCACCGGTTTCACCGGTGCCACCGCCGTGCGCTTCGGTGCCACACCGACGCCGTCGTTCACCGTCCTCTCCGACACCCAGATCACCGCCACCACCCCGCTCGGCACCGGCACGGTGCAGGTCACCGTCACCACCCCCAGCGGCACCAGCAACCAGTTCGTCACCTTCTCCTACGTCGCCACCCCCGCGCCGGTTTTGACGTCGGTGGTTCCTGCTTCGGGTCCGTCGTCGGGTGGGACGGCGGTGACGTTGACGGGTTCGGGTTTCACGGGTGCGTCGGCGGTGCGGTTCGGTGGGGTGTCGGCGTCGTTCGTGGTGAATTCCGCTACGCAGATCACGGCGACGGCGCCTGCGGGGTCGGGGACGGTGCAGGTCACCGTGGTCGGGCCGGGTGGTACGAGCAACGGCGTGCCGTTCACCTACACCACGGCCTCCGTACCGGTCCTGACGTCCGTGACCCCGTCCTCGGGCCCCGCCGCAGGGGGCACCACGGTCACTCTCACCGGCACGGGCCTGGCCACCACCAGCGCCGTACGGTTCGGTGCCACGGCGGCAACCTCCTTCACCGTCGTCTCCGACACCCACGTGACCGCCGTCGCCCCTGCCGGGACCGGCACGGTGCAGGTCACCGTCACCACCCCCGGCGGCACCAGCAACGGCGTCTCCTACACCTACTCCGTGACGCCCGCCCTGAGCGGCGTCAGCCCCAACCAGGGGCCCACGTCCGGCGGGAACGCCGTCACCCTCACCGGCACCAACCTCACCGGAACGACCGCGGTCACCTTCGGCACCACCCCCGCGACCTCCTTCACGGTCCTGTCCCCGACCCAGATCTCCGCCGTGGTCCCCGCGTCGACCGCGGGCCCGGTCGATATCACCGTGACCACCCCGGGCGGCAGCAGCACCCTCCCGAGTGCCTACTTCTACGTCAGCACCCCGGTCCTCACCGGTGTCGCCCCGCCCTCGGGACCGCTCTCGGGTGGGAACTCCGTCACGCTCACCGGTGTCCACCTCGTCGAAGCCACCGCGGTGCGCTTCGGGGCGACCGCGGCAACGGGATTCACGGTGGTCTCGGACACCCAGATCACCGCCGTGGTTCCGGCCGGCGCCGCCGGTCCGGTCGACGTCACCGTGACCACCGCCGGGGGAACGAGCAATGGGGTCTCCTACACCTACCTGGCGGCACCGGTCGTCACGACCGTGGTCCCGAACCAGGGGCCCACCGCCGGGGGCACCACCCTCACCCTCACCGGCACCGGCTTCGCCCAGGCAACCCAGGTGCGCCTCGGCACCGACCCCGCTGGGTTCACCATCGTCTCCGATCACCACATCGTCGTCGACGCCCTGCCCGGAGCCGCCGGTTCGGTCGCCGTCACCGTCACCAGCCCCGGAGGCACCAGCGCACCGCAGACCTATACGCGGGTCGCCTCACCCGGGATCTGAGGCGCCGGGCCGGCTTCCGGCACCGAAGCGGCGGGCCGGCTCGGGCGTCGCGGGGCGCGGGGGCCATCCCGGGGGAGAGGACAGCGAAAAGAGGAATGCCGCGCCCCATCCCCTCAAGTAAGGTGCCCTAGTCGAGATCATCACTTACTTCGGGAGGGCTTGATGGTTCCGGAAATGGTCGGGCTCTGGGCGTCCGGCTGGTCCGTGTCACGGCGCACGCCCCGGCCGGTCGAGCATCCGTGGGGCGTCTACATCGAGGTGGGCCGGCCCGATCAGGTGGGGCGCCATGTACTGCCCCACGCCGATGAGCCCTCGGTACGCCGGGCCGCCGCCGCTGTGACCGTGCCGCACACCTGGCTCAAGGTGCCCATGGAGCCGGCGGACGCCGGGCACTGGCTGCCGCAGGGCTGGGTGGTGGACAAGGACGAGGCAGGACATCTGATGGCCATGGATCTGCAGGTCACCGACCCGGTGGTGCCCAAGGGCTACACCGTGGCCGTGGAGACCCACGACGGAGTCGTCCGCGTCCGGGTACGGGATGCCGCGGGCGACACGGCCGCCGGCGGGCAGATGGCCCTCCTCGGGCGGGCCACGGTCGTCGACCGCGTCACGACCGAGGAGGGACACCGCCGCCGCGGCCTGGGCAACTTCGTGATGCGCACCCTCGCCGACCACGCCGTGGCCGAGGGCGCGGAACTCGGCATTCTGGGCGCGACCGACGACGGACGCGCGCTCTACGAAACGCTGGGCTGGAAGGTGCACGCCCCACTGGCGGCATGCATCTACCGGCCCCAGTAGGGGGTCAAGACACACTCCCGCGGCCTTCGCGCGCCTACGGACCGCCACGCGCCAAGGCGACAGGGATGCAGAGGAAGGCGGCGCACGCCGCTGTGGGACGATTCCCGACGCAGCGCACGGGCGACGACGGCACACAGCGATTCGCCCGGAAACGCGAGCACACAACAGCCTGACGCGGAAGTGAGACGGGGAAGCGGATGTTCGCGATATCGCTGGGTGACGACGGAGCGGAGCTGCGGCCACTGGAGCCGTGGCATGCCGGGGAGTACCTCGCCCATATGGACCGGGGCCGCGAATACATCGGCCGCTCCATCGGACTGCCGGACCGCGCCACCGACCTCGCGTCCGCCACGGCGCTCCTGCAGCTCTATGCGGACAAGGCTGCTGCCGACAGTGGCCGGCTCTACGGCATCTGGCTGGACCGTGTGCTCGTCGGAGGCGTCCTCTTCAGGACGTTCGACACCGAGTCCGGCAACTGCGAGGTCGGCTGCTGGCTGGAGGAGGCGGCCGTCGGGCGCGGGCTGATCACGCGCGCGATCCGGGTGCTCATCGACTGGGCGGTCGGGGAGCGCGGGATGCACCGTGTGGAGTGGATCGCTTCCTCCTCCAACACCGCGAGCATCAAGGTCGCCAAGCGGCTCGGCATGGTGCGGGAGGGAGTGCTCCGGGAGAGCAACCCGTACCGCGGCGTACGGCACGACATGGAGATCTGGTCGGTCCTGGCCCGGGACTGGCGCACAGAGCGGGCGGCCGGCGGCCGGTGACCTCGGTCGGCCGGAGTGCCGGTGCCGGAGTGCCGGGACCGGGGTCGCCGACCGGCATTGACGTACGGGTTGCCGACCGGAGTCACGGTCGGCAACCCGTACGGACAGCGGGGTCAGGTGGTCTGCTGCAACCGGTGCAGCGATGCCACCAGCTTGTCCACCTCCTCGGATGTGTTGTAGAGCGCGAGTGAGGCGCGTGCCGCGCTCTCCAGGCCGTAGTGGGCCAGGGCCGGTTGGGCGCAGTGGTGGCCGGCGCGGATGGCGATGCCGTCGCGGTCCAGCCACTCGGCGATCGTGGACGGGTCGTGGCCGGCGAGGGTGAAGGTCAGGACCGCGATTCTGTCGGGCGCGGAGCCCAGCAGCTCGAGGCCGGGAACCGTGGCCAGGGCCTGCTGTGCGTACGCCATCAGCGAGTTCTCGTAGGCGGCGATGGCGTCCCGGTCGAAGGAGGTCAGCCAGTTCAGCGCGGACAGCAGACCGACCACGCCGGAGATGTGCCCGGTTCCGGCCTCCAGGAGGTGCGGGACGGGGGCGTAGGTGGTGCGGTGGAAGCTGACCGATTCGATCATGTTGCCGCCGCCCTGCCACGGCGCCATGTTCCGCAGGATCTCCGGCTTCGCGTACAGGGCGCCGATGCCTGTCGGGGCGAACAGCTTGTGGCCGGAGAACACGTAGAAGTCGGCGTCCAGGTCCTGCACATCGACAGGGAAGTGGGCCACCGCCTGCGCCCCGTCCACCAGTACCTTGGCGCCGTAGCGGTGGGCGAGTGCGGTCATCTCGCGCACCGGTGGGACGGTGCCGAGCACATTCGACGCCTGACTGACCGCGACGAGCCGGGTGCGCATGGAGAGCAGGTCGGCGTACGCGTGGAAATCGATCTGGCCGTCCGGCCGCAGGGGCACGGGCACCACCCGGGCACGGGTCTCCTTGGCGACCAACTGCCAGGGAACGATATTCGAGTGGTGCTCCAGTACGGGCACCAGAATGTCGTCCCCGGGTCCGAGGTTGGCCCGTCCCCAGCTCTGGGCGACGAGGTTGATCGCCTCGGTGGTGCCGCGGACGAAGACGATGTCGTCCGGTGACGGTGCGCCCAGGAACCGGGCGACCGCCGCCCGGCCCGCTTCGTAGGCCTCGGTGGCTTCCCGGGCCATGGTGTGCGCACCACGGTGGATGTTGGAGTTGGCGGATCCGTAGAAGCCGGTCAGTGTCTCGATCACCTGGCGTGGCTTCTGTGTGGTGGCCCCGTTGTCCAGCCAGACCAGGGGGTGCCCGTTCACGGTCCGGTGCAGGACCGGGAAGTCCCGGCGCGCCATCTCGGGTGAGAAGGCGGCGTGTTGGCCGGGGAGGCCGGTGGGTTGTACGGGCTGGGTGGCGGCGGCTTGCAAGGGCTGGGTAGTGGTGGGGTGTACGGGGTGGTCGGTGACCTGGGTGTGGGCGGCCGGCTCAGCGCTGAGTGGAGCAGCGGCGACCGGATCGGTAGTGGTCTGAGCAGCGGTGACCGGATCGGCGGTGGCCTGCGCAGCGGTGACCGGGTCCGCGGGCGCGGTCGTGGCCGCGGTCGGGGCCGTGCTCATGGCCGACGCTCCTGCCAGCGCCGTGACCAGTGCCGTAGTCAGTGCCGTGGCCGGATCGGCCGGATCGGCGGATGTGCGGTCGCCGGCCGGCGGGTTCGCGGGGGGAGCCGTGTGCGGCCAACGGCTCCCGGTAACGTCAGGAATAGTCATGGTAGTTGGAGACCTCGACGTTCTGGAGCACGGCGAGTGCGTCCTCGACCAGCACCGCGGTGTTGAAGTACGCCGTCATCAGGTATGACGTGACGCCCTTCTGGTCGACGCCCATGTTCCGCATCGACAGGCCGGGCTCCACCTCGTCCTCGACCTTCGCGGGACGCAGGCCCACCACGCCCTGCTCCGCCTCGCCGGTGCGCATCAGCAGGATCTCGGTGGTGCCGATGCCGGCATTGCCGGAGAACCGCACCTTGTCGGAGGGGAGCAGCGGGACCCCGCGCCAGCTCAGCAGCGGACTGCCGAAGCGGTTGTCGATGACCGGGGGCACACCCCGGCGCGTACATTCCCTGCCGAATGCGGCGATGGCCCTGGGGTGGGCGAGGAAGTAGCCGGGCTGCTTCCAGACCCTGGTCAGCAGTTCGTCCAGGTCGTCGGGGGTCGGGGAGCCGGTGCGCGCCTGCACCCGCTGTCCGGGGGCCACATTGTTGAAGAGGCCGAATTCCGGGTGGTTGAGCAGCGAGGCCTCCTGCCGCTCACGCAGGGCGTGCACGGTGAGGTTGGCCTGGGCGCGCGTCTGGTCGATGGGCCCGTTGTAGAGGTCGGAGACCCGGGTGTGGACGCGCAGCACGGTCTGGGCGAGGGTCATGTGGTACTCGCGGGGTGTGTCTTCGTAGTCGACGAATGTCATGGGGAGTTCCGGTTCGCCGACATGTCCGGCGCTGAGATCGACCGGTACCTCGGCGCCGGGCAGGACGCCGTCCGCCGAGAGGTAGGCATCCATCGCTCCCCTTACTGCCGTGTCGCGTTCGCACAGCCCGGAGAGCGCGCTGCGTTCGACGCACAGGGCCACGCCGGGGGTGAGCGCTCGGACGCGGTACGGCAGGGGTTCGGAGCGGGTCCAGGCGTCGAGATCGAAGAACTGGCCGTCACCGATCACTTCGAGTACGGCGTCCTCGCCGTAGCGGCCGCTGACCCGCTTCTCGGCACGCCCCTGGGCGATCACCCACAGCTTGTCGTGCGCGTCACCGTCCTGGCCCAGCAT
This portion of the Streptomyces sp. 2114.4 genome encodes:
- a CDS encoding IPT/TIG domain-containing protein, which produces MPISPNQGSTGGGTIVTITGTNLGGATAVHFGSKTATITANTATSVTVISPSGSGTVPVTVTTPGGTSNPLSFFYVGAPFKSSISPVSGITGGGNTVTINGTGLTTATAVHFGAATATPTVVNDGQLTVTVPAGAAAGPVSVSVTTAGGTNNGLSYTYVDAPTIATLNPNSGPASGGTVVTITGTNLSSTQSVVFGATPAPFTVLSDTAVSVVTPPTPDGSPGPANVTVTTTGGSATLADGFTYLAGPGI
- a CDS encoding IPT/TIG domain-containing protein, which gives rise to MNRSAEPPTASAAQMPAAATPAALSVSPASGASAGGTTVTITGTGFTGATAVRFGATPTPSFTVLSDTQITATTPLGTGTVQVTVTTPSGTSNQFVTFSYVATPAPVLTSVVPASGPSSGGTAVTLTGSGFTGASAVRFGGVSASFVVNSATQITATAPAGSGTVQVTVVGPGGTSNGVPFTYTTASVPVLTSVTPSSGPAAGGTTVTLTGTGLATTSAVRFGATAATSFTVVSDTHVTAVAPAGTGTVQVTVTTPGGTSNGVSYTYSVTPALSGVSPNQGPTSGGNAVTLTGTNLTGTTAVTFGTTPATSFTVLSPTQISAVVPASTAGPVDITVTTPGGSSTLPSAYFYVSTPVLTGVAPPSGPLSGGNSVTLTGVHLVEATAVRFGATAATGFTVVSDTQITAVVPAGAAGPVDVTVTTAGGTSNGVSYTYLAAPVVTTVVPNQGPTAGGTTLTLTGTGFAQATQVRLGTDPAGFTIVSDHHIVVDALPGAAGSVAVTVTSPGGTSAPQTYTRVASPGI
- a CDS encoding GNAT family N-acetyltransferase is translated as MVPEMVGLWASGWSVSRRTPRPVEHPWGVYIEVGRPDQVGRHVLPHADEPSVRRAAAAVTVPHTWLKVPMEPADAGHWLPQGWVVDKDEAGHLMAMDLQVTDPVVPKGYTVAVETHDGVVRVRVRDAAGDTAAGGQMALLGRATVVDRVTTEEGHRRRGLGNFVMRTLADHAVAEGAELGILGATDDGRALYETLGWKVHAPLAACIYRPQ
- a CDS encoding GNAT family N-acetyltransferase, with product MFAISLGDDGAELRPLEPWHAGEYLAHMDRGREYIGRSIGLPDRATDLASATALLQLYADKAAADSGRLYGIWLDRVLVGGVLFRTFDTESGNCEVGCWLEEAAVGRGLITRAIRVLIDWAVGERGMHRVEWIASSSNTASIKVAKRLGMVREGVLRESNPYRGVRHDMEIWSVLARDWRTERAAGGR
- a CDS encoding cysteine desulfurase yields the protein MSTAPTAATTAPADPVTAAQATADPVTAAQTTTDPVAAAPLSAEPAAHTQVTDHPVHPTTTQPLQAAATQPVQPTGLPGQHAAFSPEMARRDFPVLHRTVNGHPLVWLDNGATTQKPRQVIETLTGFYGSANSNIHRGAHTMAREATEAYEAGRAAVARFLGAPSPDDIVFVRGTTEAINLVAQSWGRANLGPGDDILVPVLEHHSNIVPWQLVAKETRARVVPVPLRPDGQIDFHAYADLLSMRTRLVAVSQASNVLGTVPPVREMTALAHRYGAKVLVDGAQAVAHFPVDVQDLDADFYVFSGHKLFAPTGIGALYAKPEILRNMAPWQGGGNMIESVSFHRTTYAPVPHLLEAGTGHISGVVGLLSALNWLTSFDRDAIAAYENSLMAYAQQALATVPGLELLGSAPDRIAVLTFTLAGHDPSTIAEWLDRDGIAIRAGHHCAQPALAHYGLESAARASLALYNTSEEVDKLVASLHRLQQTT
- a CDS encoding family 2B encapsulin nanocompartment shell protein → MNDQTSLTPDAARQLATTTKTSPQMRGITPRYLLRALPWVDVESGVFRVNRRRTYVLGDDRISTHNDGGSPRIIPGDLRELPYLRDADDALLSELADSFTEVTFEAGEMLGQDGDAHDKLWVIAQGRAEKRVSGRYGEDAVLEVIGDGQFFDLDAWTRSEPLPYRVRALTPGVALCVERSALSGLCERDTAVRGAMDAYLSADGVLPGAEVPVDLSAGHVGEPELPMTFVDYEDTPREYHMTLAQTVLRVHTRVSDLYNGPIDQTRAQANLTVHALRERQEASLLNHPEFGLFNNVAPGQRVQARTGSPTPDDLDELLTRVWKQPGYFLAHPRAIAAFGRECTRRGVPPVIDNRFGSPLLSWRGVPLLPSDKVRFSGNAGIGTTEILLMRTGEAEQGVVGLRPAKVEDEVEPGLSMRNMGVDQKGVTSYLMTAYFNTAVLVEDALAVLQNVEVSNYHDYS